A region of the Candidatus Neomarinimicrobiota bacterium genome:
GATAAACAGTACGGTAATAGTGTGGCTATGGTCATCATTAATTGAAGATTCCGCAGTGAACGATTCCGCATTGTTATCAGCCGGACCGGTGCCGTTATAAGGGTCATCATTATCACTACAGCCGATTTCCGTTATGACCAACGGCATCGAAAACAACGCACCCGCTTTAACGATAAAGGTTCTTCGTTTCATTCGTTTATCCTTTGGCTGAGAGTAGCCAAGATTCTGCTTACATAATAGCAACTAATTGACAAAAATCAAAAGCTGAAAAAAAGTCATTTGCGTGATAGCCATCACTGTCGATATTTACCAATGTTGTACATTATCTATACCTCAACAACATCTACATTCAGAGGGATAAGTGCTGTTTCTACAGTTTATGACGGATGGGACCTTCAAACTTATCCCTCTTTTTTTATATATTCTATGCATTTATCCGATAGAAATGCTCTCGGGGCAAGCCCCAACCGGCAAATTTTCATTTGTGTGCGGATTAGGGTTTGAGACAAGGGCTCTCCTTCGGAGCCTTTATCGCATGACATATTAGTTCAATTTAGAAAAGTTAGGAGCCGCTTTATTTCAGCAGCAGCATCTTTTTGGTTTCGGAGAAAGAATCTGTTTTTAACTGGTAAATATATAGCCCGCTCGGCATATCGGATGCGTCCCACTCAACCGAATGTTCTCCGGCTGAAATATTTTCATCTACCAGTCTTGCTACTTCCCTGCCGTTTACGTCATAAACTTTTAATAGTACTTTCGAGTTCAGTTCTAAATTATAACGAATCGTGGTCAAAGGGTTAAATGGATTCGGATAGTTCTGATTAAGAGTGTACAAGGCAACTGATATTTCATCTTCAACGCTTGTTACAATATTAAGCTCATCAGGTTCGGTGATTGTTTTAATTTGATTTGGAAATACTCCTGTTAATACCTGGACGTTACCGGAAGGCCAGTAAACAGTTATTTTATCAATGAGATCTACATTTTTTAAACCGAAACCAATATCCAGCGTATTCATTGAGGCAAAACTTGCTCCCGCAGTAACTTCTTTAGTCTGCACAATCGAACCTGATTTAACTTTGATTTTTGCTCCAATACCGCTTCTGTTGCTGAAAGTGCCTTTCAGCCGGATAGTTATATAATCATTACCACTATTGTTATTTAGATATAGGATAGGATTTCCAATTAATTTTCCGCGTATGACATTCATCATAATTATATCCATATAGCCGTCATTATTAAAGTCTGCAATAGCGCTTGCTCTTCCGTCACCTCCATCGTCGATACCGAATGTTGACGCGATATCCGTAAAGCTACCGTCACCATTATTCCGATAAAATATGTTTACCTCGTCGTATAGGTCAGGCCACATCATTGCGCCATTAACTACATAAACATCTTCCCATCCGTTGTTGTCGTAATCAAAAAACCCTACTCCCCACGCCATTGTGTTATCAGTAAGTGCCAATGCTTCTTCATCATAGCTGAAAGTCCCGTTTCCATTGTTCACATATAAAAAATCTGTCCAGAGATTGGCAACATAAATATCCTGGTCGCCATCATTATCTATATCTGAGAAGTCTACTCCCATCCCCGCTCCCTGGCCGTCGTTATTCAGTACAGACCTCATATTGGTAAATGTCCCGTCCCGGTTATTGTGGTATAAAACGTCCTTTTCAAATTCGTTTACGACATAGATATCCATAAACCTGTCGTTATCATAATCGAAAAATCCTACAGCCAGTCCTGTCCCTAAATCTCCTGTTCCGGAGGCAACTGTTATATCTGTAAACGTCCCGTCACCGTTATTCAGATATAGCGTATTGGGATTATCGACATTTAAAAATGAGCGATTTAGTACGTAGATATCAAGGAATCCGTCATTGTTGATGTCCGCCATCGCCACGCTTGTGCTTGGACCGGGATCACCTACACCCGCCGCTTCCGTCACATCAGTGAAAATTCCGTTTCCGTCATTAAGAAATAGTCGATTTACGCTGGGGAAGGTATCGAATTCAGTCCGGAAATTTGAAAGATAAATATCCAAATCGCCGTCATTATCAATATCTCCTGCCACCGCTCCCCATCCTTCGTTCATATCCGCTACCCCGGCAGTTTGCGCTGTCTCAGTGAATGTTAAATCTTTATTGTTTATGTATAATTGATTCGGATAACCCTCTCCGTTCGTTATATAAATATCGGTATAGCCATCTCCATTGAAATCAGCGGCAACAATTCCTCCGATGTACATAAACCCCTGATGCGTGAATTTGATGCCTGCTTTTTCGGTAATATCGGTAAACGTTCCACCTGCTACCGCGAAACCGCTGCTTAGAAATGAGATAAATAAGACGATAATTGAGAATTTACGCAAAATAATTTTCCAACCTTCCAAGACAATAATTTAAAACAAATTATTTAACGGTGTTTAATGTAATAGTCGCAATACAATAATGCTACATTATTCGGCAGCTACGCATTACTTATTGATATTCAAGTTATATATACTAAATCAGGATATTATTCAGCAATATCCGGCATTTTCGGTAATTTTGAAAATTCAGCTGTTTCACTGCGCTGTTAGGCACAAAAAAGCGGTGGACGAAATTCGTCCACCGCCGAGATTACCTTGTAGTTTTTCAGCTTATCTTACAGCCGAAAGAAGCTCAGTTCCGGGTTGGAATTGAGGAATTCGAGTTGTTCCGCTGTTACCGGTGGCAATATCAGTATTTGTGGGGTCAGCATTATCGCTGTTACTGAGTCGCGCAGTTGTAAACGTTCCGATTCCGGCAATATAAACTTCTTCGTCCTTTTTCAAAGCAATCGTTAAATTGGCTGCTAAAGAGTTTAACGCCCTGTCTGCCTGTACTGTAGTTAGTCCGCTATCTGACGAGATAGCTTCAACTAAGTCTCGAGTATTCATAATAAATCTCCTATCCGGTTTGTATGACAATGTTCCTGCTGATAATTTGGCAATTATCATACCAGAAATTGTAAATATAAGGTTTTGGCTCTATTGAAAGCTTTTAAAGGATCGGTTTCTAACGGTATAAAAGACTTCAGATTGGAATTCAATAAAAGTGGCATTATATTGCCGCTATTTCAGAGAAATAACCTGTTACCGGTCATTTAAAAACATTTACATCGGAATCACGTATTATTAATTATGAAGATATTTCAATATTGCTTGTTCCTATCTCTTTATATATCGCTATCCCTCACTACCTACGCTCAATCAAAGGGATATGTATATAACAGAGATGTGGAAGTCGCGTTCGCTGATGGTGTCAA
Encoded here:
- a CDS encoding VCBS repeat-containing protein gives rise to the protein MRKFSIIVLFISFLSSGFAVAGGTFTDITEKAGIKFTHQGFMYIGGIVAADFNGDGYTDIYITNGEGYPNQLYINNKDLTFTETAQTAGVADMNEGWGAVAGDIDNDGDLDIYLSNFRTEFDTFPSVNRLFLNDGNGIFTDVTEAAGVGDPGPSTSVAMADINNDGFLDIYVLNRSFLNVDNPNTLYLNNGDGTFTDITVASGTGDLGTGLAVGFFDYDNDRFMDIYVVNEFEKDVLYHNNRDGTFTNMRSVLNNDGQGAGMGVDFSDIDNDGDQDIYVANLWTDFLYVNNGNGTFSYDEEALALTDNTMAWGVGFFDYDNNGWEDVYVVNGAMMWPDLYDEVNIFYRNNGDGSFTDIASTFGIDDGGDGRASAIADFNNDGYMDIIMMNVIRGKLIGNPILYLNNNSGNDYITIRLKGTFSNRSGIGAKIKVKSGSIVQTKEVTAGASFASMNTLDIGFGLKNVDLIDKITVYWPSGNVQVLTGVFPNQIKTITEPDELNIVTSVEDEISVALYTLNQNYPNPFNPLTTIRYNLELNSKVLLKVYDVNGREVARLVDENISAGEHSVEWDASDMPSGLYIYQLKTDSFSETKKMLLLK
- a CDS encoding HU family DNA-binding protein, with the translated sequence MNTRDLVEAISSDSGLTTVQADRALNSLAANLTIALKKDEEVYIAGIGTFTTARLSNSDNADPTNTDIATGNSGTTRIPQFQPGTELLSAVR